The following coding sequences are from one Vulpes vulpes isolate BD-2025 chromosome 12, VulVul3, whole genome shotgun sequence window:
- the HOATZ gene encoding cilia- and flagella-associated protein HOATZ isoform X2 gives METRAGGGLPSHQESVEICPQGLLVFAGSSEQDSNLAKQFWIAASLYPTNESQLVLPRGSSQRLRVARPSRPPGHEKVYLQPFSLEKNKNTDVTAETIKIQESEEKEKYLQKAPWCSGLQRQSKFGSLTLPLTVCMTSNNLFNSVRLRFLRYKRRNDKK, from the exons ATGGAAACGAGGGCCGGCGGAGGCCTCCCCAGCCACCAGGAATCCGTTGAAATTTGTCCCCAGGGATTACTGGTGTTCGCAGGATCTTCCGAACAGGATTCCAACTTGGCCAAGCAGTTCTGGATCGCTGCGTCACTGTATCCTACTAATGAATCCCAGTTGGTGCTGCCCCGAGGTAGCAGCCAGCGCCTGCGGGTGGCCCGGCCCTCTAGGCCCCCTGGGCATG AGAAAGTTTACCTCCAGCCTTTCTCCCTTGAGAAAAACA agAATACAGATGTCACTGCTGAAACCATAAAGATTCAGGAatctgaggagaaagaaaagtatctTCAAAAG GCACCATGGTGTAGTGGACTTCAGAGACAGAGCAAGTTTGGAAGTCTAACTCTGCCACTCACTGTTTGCATGACTTCAAACAACCTATTTAACTCTGTGAGGCTCCGCTTCCTCAGATATAAAAGGaggaatgataaaaaataa
- the BTG4 gene encoding protein BTG4: MRDEIATAVFFVTRLVKKHDKLSKQQIEDFAEKLMTILFETYRSHWHSDCPSKGQAFRCIRINNNQNKDPILERACAESNVDFSHLGLPKEMTLWVDPFEVCCRYGEKNHPFTIASFKGRWEEWELTQQISFAVNRATLDSTSGISSDEESCNKEPQIIPKVSNPKSIYQVENLKPPFQSWFHVSRKKNMADGRMSLLGNTSHALHKHPKGQRSAANHRVDRYHWVNTNR; this comes from the exons ATGAGGGATGAAATTGCAACTGCAGTTTTCTTTGTCACAAGATTGGTGAAAAAACATGATAAATTGAGTAAACAGCAAATAGAAGACTTTGCAGAAAAGCTGATGACGATCTTGTTTGAAACCTACAGAAGTCACTGGCACTCTGACTGCCCTTCCAAAGGGCAAGCCTTCAG GTGTATCAGGATAAATAATAATCAGAATAAAGATCCCATTCTAGAAAGGGCTTGTGCTGAAAGTAATGTGGATTTTTCTCACCTGGGACTCCCAAAGGAGATGACCCTGTGGGTAGATCCCTTTGAAGTGTGCTGTAG GTATGGTGAGAAAAATCATCCATTTACAATTGCTTCTTTTAAAGGCAGGTGGGAGGAATGGGAGCTTACCCAGCAGATCAGCTTTGCTGTTAATAGAGCCACTTTAGACTCCACCTCAGGCATTTCCTCTGATGAAGAAAGTTGTAACAAAGAACCTCAGATCATTCCTAAAGTCAGTAATCCGAAGAGTATATATCAG GTTGAAAACTTAAAACCGCCCTTTCAATCTTGGTTCCATGTCTCCCGCAAAAAGAATATGGCAGATGGCCGTATGAGCCTCCTAGGGAATACTTCTCATGCATTGCATAAACATCCTAAAGGTCAGAGGTCTGCTGCTAACCACCGGGTGGACAGGTACCACTGGGTGAACACAAACCGATAA